A window from Camelus bactrianus isolate YW-2024 breed Bactrian camel chromosome 23, ASM4877302v1, whole genome shotgun sequence encodes these proteins:
- the LOC141574832 gene encoding uncharacterized protein LOC141574832 has translation MVYSFTYIDMPISLPWEQIWGKAKYITVSILQQAVRRAGPPPAPRGGLAPRGGLGLPAHCPASPPPARHRPGTPVAKRDPQSQVTPPSPTSSPCHATPPPNRPSDLPAVPLTPRREERSGSSSRGGSLSPRGGSGSHWRRPLPLAINPAARPLPTGGAWQDSAQRGLSGRLQDGRALGVRTCWRPRAPFTATAADQSRRSARRLRGLTTRGGRPPWRPWKSWRRPSSPSSPSRGRRLRLNPLNRHRRRLSPLSRHRSLNRRRRPPSALSRHCGLNRYRRRLSPLSWHHSLNRHRRPPSRGSGAAAQTEG, from the exons ATGGTATATTCTTTTACTTATATTGATAtgcctatttccctgccctgGGAACAAATCTGG ggtaaggccaaatatataacagtcagcatattacagcaggctgtccggcgagccggccctccgcccgcgccgcggggtgGGCTAGCGCCCCGCGGGGGTCTCGGGCTGCCAGCCCACTGTCCCGCCTCCCCGCCACCCGCTAGGCATCGTCCGGGGACGCCCGTAGCCAagagagaccctcaatcacaagtcacaccgccctccccaacctcctcgcCGTGCCACGCAACCCCGCCCCCGAACCGCCCTTCCGATCTCCCTGCAGTACCCCTCACCCCTCGCCGGGAAGAACGCAGTGGTTCCAGCAGCCGTGGCGGCTCTTTGAGCCCAAGGGGCGGGAgcggcagccattggcggaggccgctgcctctGGCTATCaatcccgcggcccggccccTCCCCACCGGCGGAGCGTGGCAGGACTCAGCGCAGCGGGGGCTGTCGggacggctccaagatggccgCGCGCTTGGGGTCCGCACCTGCTGGCGGCCCCGAGCCCCGTTCactgccaccgctgctgaccAGAGCCGCCGGTCGGCCCGGCGACTCCGGGGGTTGACCAcgcggggcgggaggccgccatggcgaccctggaaaagctggcgaaggccttcgagtccctcaagtccttccCGTGGCCGCCGCCTCCGCCTCAACCCCCTCAACCggcaccgccgccgcctcagccccctcagccggcaccgcagcctcaaccgccgccgccgccctcccAGCGCCCTCAGCCGGCACTGCGGCCTCAACCgctaccgccgccgcctcagccccctcagctggCACCACAGCCTCAACCGCCACCGACGCCCGCCCAGCCGTGGgtcaggagccgctgcacagacg gaaggttaa